In Capillimicrobium parvum, a genomic segment contains:
- a CDS encoding carboxylate-amine ligase: MEHHFSGPNFTIGVEEELMIVDGETMDLVNAIESFLEDSPVGAIKPELMESVLEVSTDPCSSIGEAERQLRALRGQVREIAAQKGLAIGSAGTHPFAMWEDQRIVGRTRYRDLISALRFVARQELIFGMHVHIGLDDADMAIHVANGMRVHVGVLLALSANSPFWRADSTGLQSTRTPIFRAFPRVGIPPRYEGWDDYERRVEFMVESGVVEDYTWLWYDVRPHPNFGTVEIRAMDSQTRVEHTIGITALVQAMVKELAEHYRDGKHLTDYPWEMLDENKWLASRHGLDGELVDLPSNERVPTRELVRRLLDRLRPHAEDLGSADAFDAIEDLLARGNGAARQLTVWEANHDLREVMAEIMEATGA, translated from the coding sequence ATGGAGCACCACTTCTCCGGCCCCAACTTCACGATCGGCGTGGAGGAGGAGCTCATGATCGTCGACGGCGAGACCATGGATCTCGTCAACGCGATCGAGAGCTTCCTCGAGGACTCCCCCGTGGGAGCGATCAAGCCCGAGCTCATGGAGTCCGTGCTGGAGGTCTCCACCGACCCGTGCTCGAGCATCGGCGAGGCCGAGCGCCAGCTGCGCGCGCTGCGCGGCCAGGTGCGCGAGATCGCCGCGCAGAAGGGCCTGGCGATCGGCTCCGCGGGCACCCACCCGTTCGCGATGTGGGAGGACCAGCGCATCGTCGGGCGCACCCGCTACCGGGACCTCATCTCCGCGCTGCGCTTCGTCGCGCGCCAGGAGCTCATCTTCGGTATGCACGTGCACATCGGCCTCGATGACGCCGACATGGCGATCCACGTGGCCAACGGCATGCGGGTCCACGTCGGCGTGCTGCTGGCGCTGTCGGCCAACTCGCCGTTCTGGCGCGCCGACTCGACCGGCCTGCAGTCGACGCGCACGCCGATCTTCCGGGCGTTTCCCCGGGTCGGCATCCCGCCGCGCTACGAGGGCTGGGACGACTACGAGCGCCGGGTCGAGTTCATGGTCGAGTCCGGCGTCGTCGAGGACTACACGTGGCTCTGGTACGACGTGAGGCCGCACCCGAACTTCGGCACGGTGGAGATCCGCGCGATGGACTCGCAGACGCGCGTCGAGCACACGATCGGCATCACCGCGCTCGTGCAGGCGATGGTCAAGGAGCTCGCCGAGCACTACCGCGACGGCAAGCACCTCACGGACTACCCCTGGGAGATGCTCGACGAGAACAAGTGGCTGGCCTCCCGCCACGGCCTCGACGGCGAGCTCGTCGACCTCCCGTCCAACGAGCGCGTCCCCACGCGCGAGCTGGTGCGGCGCCTGCTCGACCGCCTGCGCCCGCACGCCGAGGACCTCGGATCCGCCGATGCCTTCGATGCGATCGAGGATCTCCTGGCCCGCGGCAACGGCGCCGCGCG